A part of Planococcus sp. MB-3u-03 genomic DNA contains:
- a CDS encoding FliA/WhiG family RNA polymerase sigma factor translates to MIQRFLISLPKTVDKDEVRSYAYEGLLDALDKFKPEKDWKFETYAAWRIKGAIIDGLRKSDWLPRSLRDKVKKIEKAYAELEQQKGESASDQEVSEYLGMTPAELNRAVSEAALSAMLSMDDDQSNLEERMPRATIGSPERELSGQMTKEALAKAIATLPEKEKLTVSLCYFEEMKLTEIAEILGLSVSRVSQLHSKAMLRLHAAMLSVHEHY, encoded by the coding sequence GTGATTCAACGCTTTCTTATCAGCCTGCCGAAAACCGTCGACAAAGACGAAGTCCGAAGCTACGCCTATGAAGGCTTGCTGGACGCACTCGATAAATTCAAGCCGGAGAAAGACTGGAAGTTCGAAACCTATGCCGCTTGGCGGATCAAAGGCGCAATCATCGATGGCCTCCGGAAAAGCGACTGGCTGCCGCGTTCCTTGCGGGACAAAGTGAAAAAAATCGAAAAAGCATACGCCGAACTGGAACAACAGAAAGGCGAAAGTGCCAGTGACCAAGAAGTGAGCGAGTACTTGGGGATGACCCCGGCAGAATTGAACCGCGCCGTCTCAGAAGCTGCCTTATCGGCAATGCTGTCGATGGATGATGACCAGTCGAATTTGGAAGAGCGCATGCCGCGCGCCACTATCGGTTCGCCGGAACGCGAGCTGTCTGGACAGATGACCAAAGAGGCGTTGGCCAAAGCCATTGCCACATTGCCGGAAAAAGAGAAATTGACGGTTTCTTTATGTTATTTTGAAGAAATGAAGCTGACTGAAATCGCAGAGATTCTCGGGCTCAGCGTTTCCAGAGTGTCGCAATTGCATTCAAAAGCGATGCTCCGGTTGCACGCAGCGATGCTATCGGTCCATGAACATTATTAA
- a CDS encoding 2,3-diketo-5-methylthiopentyl-1-phosphate enolase → MSGVIATYQLFGKAGSFEKKAEAIALGLTVGSWTDLPLLEQQQLQQHKGRVVSVEEFSHVTHPTKHGVIQAHLKIHYPAANFSADLPAILTTVFGKLSLDGEIKLLDLDFEESLLRQFPGPRFGIDGIRDTLGVTGRPLAMSIFKGVIGRDLDYLSDQLRQQALGGVDLVKDDEILFDNPLTPFDKRILAARRVLDEVYAETGHRTLYAVNLSGRTSSLRDKARRARELGADALLFNVHAYGFDVLQELAEDEEVALPLMAHPAFSGAYTSSDFYGVSTALALGKLTRLAGADFSLFPSPYGSVALEKQTALQLGRELVSNSPLNRSFPVPSAGIHPALVPLLLEDYGIDSIINAGGGVHGHPDGAAAGGKAFRQAIDAALQGQPLTEAAKHQEELQKALALWGETV, encoded by the coding sequence ATGAGCGGTGTTATCGCAACATATCAATTATTCGGCAAAGCCGGTTCATTCGAAAAAAAAGCAGAAGCCATTGCACTCGGTTTGACGGTTGGATCGTGGACCGATTTGCCATTGCTCGAGCAGCAGCAATTGCAACAGCATAAAGGGCGCGTCGTGTCGGTCGAAGAATTCTCGCACGTCACCCATCCCACTAAGCACGGAGTCATCCAAGCCCATTTGAAAATCCATTACCCGGCGGCCAATTTCTCAGCGGATCTGCCAGCCATCCTGACGACCGTTTTTGGCAAGCTGTCGCTCGATGGCGAGATCAAATTACTTGATTTGGATTTTGAGGAATCCTTGCTCCGCCAGTTCCCAGGCCCGCGTTTTGGCATTGACGGCATTCGCGACACGCTTGGCGTCACGGGGCGCCCGCTCGCCATGAGCATTTTTAAAGGCGTCATCGGACGTGACCTCGATTATTTATCAGATCAACTCCGTCAACAGGCACTCGGCGGCGTCGATTTGGTGAAAGACGATGAGATTTTATTCGACAACCCGCTGACGCCGTTTGACAAGCGCATCCTAGCAGCACGTCGTGTGTTGGACGAAGTGTACGCAGAAACCGGCCATCGCACGCTCTATGCCGTCAATTTATCCGGACGGACGTCGAGCTTGCGCGACAAGGCGCGGCGGGCACGTGAACTCGGGGCGGATGCTTTATTGTTCAATGTCCATGCCTACGGATTCGACGTCTTGCAGGAACTGGCTGAAGACGAAGAAGTGGCACTCCCGCTGATGGCACATCCCGCATTCAGCGGCGCCTACACGTCATCTGATTTTTACGGCGTTTCCACGGCGCTGGCACTTGGCAAACTGACACGACTAGCCGGAGCCGACTTTAGCTTATTCCCATCCCCTTACGGCAGTGTGGCACTCGAGAAACAAACGGCATTGCAGCTCGGGCGCGAACTAGTCAGCAACAGTCCATTAAATCGCAGCTTCCCGGTGCCATCTGCCGGCATCCACCCGGCACTCGTGCCCTTGCTTTTGGAAGACTACGGCATCGACAGCATCATCAATGCCGGAGGCGGCGTCCATGGCCATCCGGACGGCGCTGCTGCCGGCGGAAAAGCATTCCGCCAAGCGATCGACGCCGCCCTTCAAGGACAGCCTTTAACAGAAGCCGCCAAACACCAAGAAGAATTACAAAAAGCTTTAGCATTATGGGGTGAGACCGTATGA
- a CDS encoding 2-hydroxy-3-keto-5-methylthiopentenyl-1-phosphate phosphatase produces MNKPVIFCDFDGTVTSRDNLIAIMKQFDPPGWSPIKDQILDQRISIREGVQQMFSLLPSSAKQQIIAYTLDQAEIREGFADFVAYTKRHDIPLYIVSGGIDFFVYPLLEPYGPFAGIYCNEADFSNDKIHIRFPHGCDEQCDSQGCGCCKPSVMRRIMSEQSTSIVIGDSITDLQAAKQADLVIARDFLIDKCEELGIAYEAFKSFHDVTDILDAKLGVIS; encoded by the coding sequence ATGAACAAACCGGTAATATTTTGCGACTTCGACGGAACGGTGACTTCCCGCGATAATTTGATCGCCATTATGAAACAGTTTGATCCGCCGGGTTGGTCGCCGATAAAAGATCAAATTCTTGATCAGCGCATTTCCATACGTGAAGGCGTCCAGCAAATGTTTTCCTTGCTGCCTTCTTCCGCCAAACAACAAATCATCGCCTACACGCTCGACCAAGCGGAAATCCGTGAAGGCTTCGCCGATTTTGTCGCCTACACGAAACGCCACGACATCCCGCTCTATATCGTCAGCGGAGGCATCGACTTTTTCGTCTATCCATTGCTCGAGCCATACGGTCCATTCGCTGGAATTTATTGTAACGAAGCGGATTTCTCGAATGACAAGATCCATATCCGTTTCCCACACGGCTGCGACGAACAGTGTGACAGTCAAGGCTGTGGCTGCTGCAAACCATCCGTCATGCGTCGCATCATGTCGGAGCAATCGACGAGCATCGTCATCGGTGATTCGATTACCGACCTGCAAGCCGCCAAGCAAGCAGACCTCGTCATCGCCAGGGATTTTCTGATCGACAAATGCGAGGAGCTCGGCATTGCATATGAAGCCTTCAAAAGCTTCCACGACGTGACGGATATTCTCGACGCCAAGCTAGGGGTGATTTCATGA
- a CDS encoding YjfB family protein codes for MDIAALSMLLSQMNVRQEASVLVTKKAMNQAETNSASVVKMLEQSVQPHIGGSIDLKG; via the coding sequence ATGGATATCGCAGCTTTATCGATGTTGCTTAGCCAGATGAATGTCCGGCAAGAAGCGAGTGTTTTAGTAACTAAGAAAGCGATGAATCAGGCTGAGACAAACAGCGCTAGTGTTGTGAAGATGCTTGAACAATCGGTTCAGCCGCATATTGGCGGGTCTATTGATTTAAAAGGCTAA
- a CDS encoding glucosaminidase domain-containing protein — protein MMGPINSNWLFQSAMSSLQQSTPMNGSGAANNQGPGMAGPGSFLMLLMAAMMENVQQTQMLTQQAPAANGLSFMAPRNSYNPAVANLTMEHKDVATSSADKSDLKFRPVQFLKLDEQLAGKLSGAAVHFIEAGKKYDIDPKLLSAIAVHETGNGSSRAANEKNNIAGMMGKNGLRSYETVADSIYDMARNLRQNYLNQGKESIAQIGAKYAPVGAANDPTGLNNHWTTGVQRFYNTL, from the coding sequence ATGATGGGGCCGATCAATTCAAATTGGCTGTTTCAGTCGGCGATGAGTTCGCTTCAGCAGTCGACGCCGATGAATGGAAGTGGAGCTGCGAACAACCAGGGGCCGGGAATGGCGGGGCCTGGTTCGTTTTTGATGTTATTGATGGCGGCGATGATGGAGAATGTCCAGCAGACGCAAATGCTCACGCAGCAAGCGCCGGCTGCGAATGGCCTGTCCTTCATGGCGCCAAGGAATTCCTATAATCCAGCCGTCGCGAATTTGACGATGGAGCATAAAGACGTGGCGACCAGTAGTGCGGATAAAAGTGATTTGAAATTCCGCCCGGTCCAGTTTTTAAAACTCGATGAGCAACTCGCCGGGAAATTGAGCGGCGCGGCTGTACATTTTATCGAAGCCGGAAAGAAATACGATATCGACCCGAAACTCTTGTCAGCGATTGCGGTGCATGAAACCGGAAATGGTTCATCGAGAGCGGCGAATGAGAAAAACAATATTGCCGGCATGATGGGCAAGAACGGTCTCCGCAGTTACGAAACAGTGGCGGATAGCATCTACGATATGGCGCGCAATTTGCGGCAGAATTACTTGAACCAAGGCAAGGAAAGCATCGCCCAGATCGGCGCGAAATATGCTCCGGTCGGCGCGGCGAACGATCCCACTGGCCTCAACAACCACTGGACCACAGGCGTTCAACGCTTTTACAATACTTTATAA
- a CDS encoding flagellin N-terminal helical domain-containing protein produces the protein MIINHNIAALNTHRQMGSAQSAQMNSMEKLSSGLRINSAKDDAAGLSISEKMRGQIRGLEQGSRNAQDGVSMLQTAEGALNETHDILQRMRELAVQASNDTNTTEDREAIQNEANQLAKDVNRIAKDTQFNGQDLLTGIGGPAGDGDFTFQVGANQDQQITVTFADMTGATGLSIATDDTEAAAAIDISSTSAVATVAITTINDAIKAVSAERSNIGANQNRLEYATNNLNTSAENLTAAESRIRDVDMAKEMMEQTKNSILAQASQAMLTQANQAPQQVLQLLR, from the coding sequence ATGATTATCAATCACAACATCGCAGCACTTAACACGCACCGCCAAATGGGCTCAGCTCAAAGCGCACAAATGAACAGCATGGAGAAATTGTCTTCAGGTCTTCGCATCAACAGCGCGAAAGATGATGCAGCTGGACTTTCAATCTCTGAGAAAATGCGCGGACAGATTCGTGGGTTGGAACAGGGATCACGTAACGCTCAAGATGGAGTTTCAATGTTGCAAACTGCAGAAGGCGCATTGAACGAAACTCATGATATTCTTCAACGCATGCGTGAGCTAGCAGTACAAGCATCGAATGATACAAATACTACTGAAGACCGTGAAGCAATTCAAAATGAAGCCAATCAATTAGCAAAAGACGTCAACCGTATTGCTAAAGATACCCAGTTTAATGGTCAAGACCTCTTAACTGGTATAGGCGGTCCAGCTGGAGATGGTGACTTTACTTTCCAGGTCGGAGCTAACCAAGATCAACAAATCACTGTTACTTTTGCGGACATGACGGGAGCTACTGGTCTATCAATTGCTACAGACGACACTGAAGCGGCAGCAGCAATTGATATTTCTTCAACTTCTGCAGTGGCAACAGTAGCTATTACAACTATCAATGATGCAATTAAAGCAGTTTCCGCTGAACGTTCTAACATTGGTGCAAACCAAAACCGTTTAGAATACGCAACTAATAACTTGAACACATCGGCTGAAAACCTGACAGCAGCGGAATCACGTATCCGCGACGTTGATATGGCAAAAGAAATGATGGAACAAACAAAGAACTCGATTCTTGCACAAGCTTCACAAGCAATGCTAACGCAAGCAAATCAAGCTCCGCAGCAAGTTCTTCAATTGCTACGTTAA
- a CDS encoding flagellar cap protein FliD N-terminal domain-containing protein, whose translation MRVGGLASGMDTDSIVKQMMQIQKMPLDKLMQQKVWTEWQQEAIREQNLAFSNLRTSASNLRLQSTFNAYSAETTGCRRLFSREVFALGGLCDSTLSYQPAENRRQRRSPKLRL comes from the coding sequence ATGCGCGTAGGCGGATTAGCTTCTGGGATGGATACCGACTCCATCGTTAAACAAATGATGCAAATACAGAAAATGCCTTTAGATAAATTGATGCAGCAAAAAGTATGGACGGAGTGGCAGCAAGAAGCGATCCGTGAACAGAATTTGGCGTTCTCGAATCTGCGCACGAGCGCGAGTAATTTGCGGCTTCAGTCGACATTCAATGCCTATAGCGCAGAGACGACGGGATGCCGGCGATTATTTAGTCGCGAAGTATTTGCCCTTGGTGGATTATGTGATTCAACGCTTTCTTATCAGCCTGCCGAAAACCGTCGACAAAGACGAAGTCCGAAGCTACGCCTATGA
- a CDS encoding DUF6115 domain-containing protein codes for MIALLIVVSTLLLLLNVKLIMSRKLMIEQESDRLEAAMAEFITAVEQENDALYDKLMDRLEQTEAKMAQLEKMEDPAQEPKSAVRSADKPPVETSRREKVRQLTKQGFSAAHIAKLLELPIGEAEVAVQLEKKRQIR; via the coding sequence ATGATAGCACTGTTGATAGTGGTCAGCACTTTATTGTTATTGCTGAACGTCAAACTGATAATGTCGAGAAAGCTGATGATCGAGCAGGAGTCCGATCGGCTGGAAGCGGCTATGGCGGAATTTATCACAGCCGTCGAACAGGAAAACGATGCCTTATACGACAAATTGATGGATCGGCTGGAGCAAACGGAAGCGAAAATGGCGCAGTTAGAAAAAATGGAAGACCCAGCGCAAGAGCCGAAAAGCGCAGTTCGTTCTGCCGATAAGCCTCCAGTTGAAACAAGCCGGCGCGAGAAAGTCCGTCAGCTGACGAAACAAGGCTTCTCGGCTGCCCATATCGCGAAGCTTCTGGAATTGCCGATCGGCGAAGCGGAAGTCGCCGTCCAATTAGAAAAGAAAAGACAGATTCGATAG
- a CDS encoding 1,2-dihydroxy-3-keto-5-methylthiopentene dioxygenase: MAIIKIQGTEETIEAQQEVAAFLESQEVVYEHWDIHKLPEPLREKFDLSDEEKEQILEAFRSEIDDISARRGYKAADVISLSDSNPKLDELLKNFQRKHIHTDDEVRYIVSGHGVFIIQGKDERFFEVHLTPGDLISVPENITHYFTLAEDRKVVAVRIFVTTEGWVPVYEDETVKN; encoded by the coding sequence ATGGCCATCATTAAAATTCAAGGAACAGAAGAAACAATCGAAGCCCAGCAAGAGGTTGCCGCATTTCTCGAAAGCCAGGAAGTCGTCTACGAGCATTGGGATATCCATAAATTGCCGGAGCCATTGCGCGAGAAATTCGACTTGAGCGACGAGGAAAAAGAACAGATCCTTGAAGCATTCCGTTCAGAAATTGATGACATCTCGGCGCGCCGCGGCTACAAAGCGGCAGACGTCATATCTTTGTCCGACTCGAACCCGAAATTGGACGAGCTTTTGAAAAACTTCCAACGCAAGCATATCCACACAGACGATGAAGTTCGCTATATCGTCAGCGGCCACGGCGTCTTCATCATCCAAGGCAAAGACGAGCGCTTTTTCGAAGTCCACCTGACTCCGGGCGACTTGATTTCCGTACCGGAAAACATCACACATTATTTCACGCTCGCCGAAGACCGCAAAGTCGTCGCCGTGCGCATCTTTGTCACCACGGAAGGATGGGTTCCGGTCTACGAGGACGAAACCGTCAAAAACTAA
- a CDS encoding methylthioribulose 1-phosphate dehydratase, producing MSAYETRWQELAEVKRSLAARDWFMGTSGNLAIKVSDEPLEFLVTASGKDKYKETAEDFLLVDKNGQPTQDSNLKPSAETLLHQAIYSETSAGCSLHVHTIANNVISELYGDGGFIQFQGQELIKAFGLWEQDAKLTIPIIPNYADIPRLANEFQNFVNADKGAVLIRNHGITVWGKDAFEAKKLLEASEFLFQYQLALRQFKS from the coding sequence ATGAGTGCTTACGAAACCCGCTGGCAAGAACTTGCCGAAGTGAAGCGATCGCTCGCTGCGCGCGACTGGTTTATGGGTACGAGCGGCAATTTGGCGATCAAAGTATCAGATGAGCCGCTCGAATTTCTTGTCACTGCCAGCGGCAAAGACAAATACAAAGAAACAGCCGAAGATTTCCTGCTCGTCGACAAAAACGGGCAGCCGACACAAGATAGCAATCTTAAGCCTTCAGCCGAAACATTGCTGCACCAAGCCATTTATTCAGAAACATCAGCCGGCTGCAGTTTGCATGTCCATACCATTGCAAACAACGTCATCTCCGAGCTCTATGGGGATGGCGGGTTCATCCAATTTCAAGGACAGGAACTGATCAAAGCTTTCGGCTTATGGGAACAAGACGCCAAGCTAACGATCCCGATCATTCCGAACTACGCCGACATTCCAAGGCTCGCAAATGAATTCCAAAACTTCGTCAACGCCGATAAAGGCGCCGTCCTGATCCGTAACCACGGCATCACCGTGTGGGGGAAAGATGCTTTTGAAGCGAAAAAACTGCTTGAAGCGAGCGAATTTTTATTTCAATATCAACTGGCGCTCCGCCAATTCAAATCCTAA
- a CDS encoding PilZ domain-containing protein yields the protein MSDNRREFFRVSFVRAISGKVGVSEKEEVLVDISSLSAGGLVFEAYLDFALYEQVICSFELLGEPFQLEGKIIRKIAKEHNFEYAVQFNAGQHSVSKLFQQLNTYQIRKRKSVLND from the coding sequence GTGAGCGACAACCGTAGGGAATTTTTTCGCGTGTCTTTTGTCCGCGCGATCAGCGGCAAGGTAGGGGTATCTGAGAAAGAAGAGGTTCTTGTAGATATTTCCAGCCTGAGTGCCGGAGGGCTTGTGTTCGAAGCCTATCTTGATTTCGCGTTGTATGAACAGGTAATCTGTAGCTTTGAATTGTTGGGTGAACCTTTTCAACTGGAAGGAAAAATCATCCGAAAAATAGCTAAAGAGCATAATTTCGAATACGCTGTGCAATTCAATGCCGGACAGCATTCTGTATCGAAACTATTTCAGCAATTGAATACATACCAGATCCGCAAACGAAAAAGCGTATTGAACGATTGA
- a CDS encoding YaaR family protein, protein MRIDAARPRPSEQPNTAIAKPPGGAFAEAMKQSRTELRRDALTPLFANVEQRGKRLAEHRTLENLVAYKQSIKQFLNESLRHGLQLSDQAASGFGDGAPPHQIVKIIDEKVIALQDQLLDNEVEYIGILETVGEIKGLLLNLYM, encoded by the coding sequence ATGCGCATTGATGCAGCAAGGCCTAGGCCTTCAGAACAACCCAATACGGCAATTGCTAAACCGCCAGGCGGTGCATTTGCAGAGGCCATGAAGCAGTCCCGGACCGAACTCCGGCGAGATGCGCTCACGCCCTTATTCGCGAATGTCGAACAGCGCGGAAAACGCCTGGCTGAACACAGGACTTTGGAAAACTTGGTTGCGTATAAACAATCCATCAAGCAATTCCTTAATGAATCGCTCCGCCATGGGCTCCAGCTAAGCGACCAGGCTGCGTCTGGTTTCGGTGACGGGGCGCCGCCTCATCAAATTGTGAAAATCATTGATGAAAAAGTGATTGCGCTTCAAGATCAATTACTGGATAATGAAGTGGAATATATTGGTATACTCGAAACGGTAGGGGAAATAAAAGGCTTGCTGCTCAATTTGTATATGTAA